A genomic region of Nymphaea colorata isolate Beijing-Zhang1983 chromosome 2, ASM883128v2, whole genome shotgun sequence contains the following coding sequences:
- the LOC126409746 gene encoding uncharacterized protein LOC126409746: MIRLLVPWRETHQFDAGQLCVQVLEKENLYFLLFSFSSIFSHIYSDNIFTFHLLLNLWWERFGPDCPELRKLAIRILSQTCSATRCERNWSVFQHIHSKKRNRLEHKRLNDLVYVRYNMKLRQRQLETTSTRKHHNQYDPIFIDHFDILDSWVEEEPSAILDEDDLDFLNVEGAAEIIDEGEAEGEQWNVGDIPFATEGIEEAINEENEDDDEE, encoded by the exons atgatacggcttctggtaccatggcgagagacacatcagttcgatgcaggacaactatgcgtccaggttttagaaaaagagaatttatactttttgttgtttagctttTCTTCTATCTTCTCACATATTTAttctgacaacatttttactttccatctatTATTAaatttgtggtgggaaaggtttgggcctgattgcccagaattaaggaagcttgcaattagaatcctcagccaaacatgtagtgcaactagatgtgaaagaaattggagtgtatttcaacacatccacagtaagaagaggaataggctggaacataaaaggttgaatgaccttgtttacgttcgttataatatgaagttgagacaaag gcaactagaaacaacatctacgaggaagcatcacaatcaatatgatcctatcttcattgaccattttgatatattagattcttgggttgaagaagaaccatctgcaatacttgatgaggacgatcttgattttttgaacgttgaaggagcagcagagattattgatgaaggagaggctgagggggagcaatggaatgttggtgacattccatttgcaacagaggggatagaagaagcaattaatgaagaaaatgaagatgatgatgaagaatga